CGTCAATACGAATTGTTGTTGCAACACGCTGTGCACCTTTCGTATATGGCACTTCATGCATTTGTTGAATGACTTCTAAAATGACAGGAAGATCTCCTTCAATTACTGTATTCATTGGTGTCAATTGATACTTCACGCGATCTGCATGTTTCGCTAATACTTTCTGTACTTCTGCTACGTATTCACTTACACTT
The window above is part of the Bacillus cytotoxicus NVH 391-98 genome. Proteins encoded here:
- a CDS encoding MTH1187 family thiamine-binding protein; the protein is MAIVDVSIIPVGTGNPSVSEYVAEVQKVLAKHADRVKYQLTPMNTVIEGDLPVILEVIQQMHEVPYTKGAQRVATTIRIDDRRDKESTMEKKLNSVQSKL